One part of the Thermogemmata fonticola genome encodes these proteins:
- a CDS encoding DUF1015 domain-containing protein, which translates to MAEIRAFRGFRYDPARVGPLAEVVCPPYDVIDPPLQEQLYAASPYNAIRLELTRDEPGSPASRYERAAATLRSWLLDGILRQDTARSLYVYEQEFELEGTRQCRRGFFARVRLEPFGQGSIFPHEQTLAGPKADRLQLYRATGFNISPIFGLYPDPAQEVIALLEPFTRLAPPLEARDHLGVIHRLWPVSDSAAISRTVGAMGPRPIYIADGHHRYETGLNYLNELQAAGEALDPEHPARFTLMMLVGMSDPGLVILPTHRLIDAPRPIRRAELERHLTPHFEVVQRWSEDAAAAWEYLQLDGSQQVLAFGVAAEREWIAVRLRQPELMERVAPEHSPAWRNLAVSILHRLVLEHLLPPDLFGAPPRCRYVHRLDEVLANWGQGECRLAVLVPPATMDHLIAVAAAGETMPPKSTYFYPKLLTGLVFHSLRKD; encoded by the coding sequence ATGGCAGAGATTCGCGCTTTCCGCGGCTTCCGCTACGACCCGGCCCGTGTCGGCCCCTTGGCCGAGGTGGTGTGCCCTCCCTACGACGTGATCGATCCGCCCTTGCAGGAGCAGTTGTACGCCGCCAGTCCGTACAATGCCATCCGCCTGGAATTGACCCGCGACGAACCGGGAAGCCCCGCCTCCCGCTACGAGCGGGCCGCGGCCACCCTGCGGAGCTGGCTCCTCGACGGCATCCTCCGCCAGGACACCGCCCGCAGCCTCTATGTCTACGAGCAGGAATTCGAGCTGGAGGGAACCCGCCAGTGCCGCCGCGGATTTTTCGCCCGCGTGCGCCTGGAACCGTTCGGCCAAGGCTCGATCTTTCCCCACGAGCAAACCCTCGCCGGACCCAAGGCGGACCGCCTGCAACTGTACCGGGCCACCGGCTTCAACATCTCCCCGATCTTCGGCCTCTATCCCGATCCGGCGCAGGAAGTGATCGCGTTGCTGGAACCCTTCACTCGCCTGGCCCCGCCCCTGGAGGCCCGCGACCATCTGGGAGTCATCCACCGCCTCTGGCCCGTCAGCGACTCCGCCGCCATCAGCCGCACAGTCGGGGCTATGGGACCGCGGCCCATCTACATCGCCGATGGCCATCACCGCTACGAAACCGGCCTGAATTACTTGAATGAACTGCAAGCGGCGGGCGAAGCCCTCGATCCCGAACACCCGGCCCGCTTCACCCTGATGATGCTGGTGGGCATGAGCGATCCGGGCCTGGTCATTCTGCCGACGCACCGCTTGATCGACGCTCCCCGGCCCATCCGCCGTGCCGAACTGGAGCGCCATCTGACCCCGCACTTCGAGGTGGTCCAGCGCTGGAGCGAGGATGCCGCCGCGGCCTGGGAATATCTCCAACTGGACGGTTCCCAACAGGTGCTGGCCTTTGGAGTCGCCGCCGAGCGGGAATGGATCGCCGTCCGCCTTCGCCAGCCGGAACTGATGGAGCGCGTGGCCCCGGAACACAGCCCCGCCTGGCGCAACCTCGCCGTGAGCATTCTCCACCGTCTGGTCCTGGAACACCTCCTGCCGCCGGACCTTTTCGGCGCTCCGCCCCGCTGCCGCTATGTCCATCGCCTCGACGAAGTGCTGGCCAATTGGGGACAAGGCGAGTGCCGCCTGGCCGTGCTCGTTCCGCCCGCCACGATGGACCACCTCATTGCCGTCGCCGCCGCGGGAGAAACCATGCCCCCCAAATCCACCTACTTCTACCCCAAGCTGCTCACCGGCCTGGTCTTCCACTCCCTCCGCAAAGATTGA
- a CDS encoding sigma-70 family RNA polymerase sigma factor — MTRLRRQRSDAVQSPLETYLREINSTALLSAEEEKELARRISQGDIEARDQMVRANLRLVVNIARSYVGKGLSLQDLIEEGNLGLLRAVEGFDPNMNTRFSTYASYWIKQSIKRALVNTAKTIRIPAYMMELLAKWRRATNHLQDELGRPPTHEEVARFMGLPRKKLNIIKKAIRVYNALPQPDPQDDGWSIEEILTDSRSKTPDTEMVETDDLQTVMELLDKMDPREAAVLRMRFGLDDEEPKTLKEIGERLGLTRERVRQIENEALAKLGDCLCGD, encoded by the coding sequence ATGACGCGATTGCGACGCCAACGCTCGGATGCTGTCCAATCTCCTCTGGAAACCTATCTGCGGGAAATCAACTCCACGGCCCTACTTTCCGCCGAGGAGGAAAAAGAGCTGGCCCGCCGCATCAGTCAAGGGGACATCGAAGCCCGCGACCAGATGGTGCGCGCCAACCTCCGCCTGGTGGTTAACATCGCCCGCAGCTACGTCGGCAAGGGCTTGTCCCTCCAGGACCTGATCGAGGAAGGGAACCTGGGGCTGCTCCGGGCGGTCGAGGGGTTCGACCCCAACATGAATACCCGTTTTTCCACCTATGCCAGCTACTGGATCAAGCAGAGCATCAAGCGGGCCTTGGTCAATACGGCCAAGACGATCCGCATTCCGGCTTACATGATGGAACTGCTTGCCAAGTGGCGGCGCGCGACCAACCACCTCCAGGATGAGTTGGGCCGGCCTCCCACCCACGAGGAAGTCGCCCGTTTCATGGGCCTGCCCCGCAAAAAACTCAACATCATCAAAAAAGCCATCCGCGTCTACAACGCCTTGCCCCAACCCGATCCCCAAGACGACGGCTGGAGCATCGAGGAAATCCTCACGGACAGCCGCTCCAAGACCCCGGACACCGAAATGGTCGAGACGGACGACCTGCAAACGGTCATGGAGCTTTTGGACAAGATGGACCCGCGCGAAGCCGCCGTCCTGCGCATGCGCTTTGGACTCGACGACGAAGAGCCAAAGACCCTCAAAGAGATCGGCGAACGCCTGGGATTGACCCGCGAGCGCGTCCGCCAGATCGAAAACGAAGCCTTGGCCAAACTCGGCGACTGCCTCTGCGGCGACTGA
- the hemG gene encoding protoporphyrinogen oxidase has protein sequence MPRIAIVGGGLTGLATAFWLQRRAAHLDVVVLEARERAGGNVGTDEVHGYRVERGPNGFLDRTPALPRLVQALGLSDQLVPASRGSRRFRFLCVHGRLYRLPNGPLGLLATPLLSWRGKRDLLAELWRRPRRPSAAEADESVYDFVARRAGREAADLFADALVTGIQGGDPRRLSMAACFPRIVALEQQYGSIIRGLIRHARERKRQARRAGQPPPSPPQLWSFREGLQRLIDALVQALGGSLRLGVAVTALQLATGNGPAPRWLLHSTGSPPLEADAVVLACPAYAQAELLAPLDPPLAAEVAAIPYNRIAVVALGYRQVDCPQVPDGFGYIAPQSQRRDVLGVQWCSAIFPERAPAGMVLWRALCGGVQRGDILDWDDQTLLRAVQQEMAQVLHVQAPPAFVRIIRYPRAIPQYEIGHLARLQRLDAAVQRWPHLFLSGNAYRGIALNDCAEEAERLTAEFLHRFPPPASPDAAMPADARPSGATPP, from the coding sequence ATGCCACGGATTGCGATTGTGGGCGGCGGCCTGACCGGCCTGGCCACGGCCTTCTGGCTCCAGCGGCGTGCGGCCCATCTGGACGTCGTGGTCCTGGAGGCGCGGGAGCGGGCCGGCGGAAATGTGGGGACGGACGAAGTCCACGGCTACCGTGTCGAACGGGGGCCGAATGGCTTCCTCGATCGCACCCCGGCGCTGCCCCGCTTGGTGCAAGCCCTCGGATTGAGCGATCAACTTGTCCCAGCCAGCCGCGGCAGCCGGCGCTTCCGCTTCCTCTGCGTCCACGGGCGGCTCTACCGCTTGCCCAACGGCCCGCTCGGCCTGCTGGCCACCCCGCTGTTATCCTGGCGCGGGAAGAGGGACCTGCTGGCGGAACTGTGGCGGCGCCCGCGCCGGCCTTCCGCCGCCGAGGCGGACGAGTCCGTCTACGACTTCGTGGCCCGAAGGGCCGGGCGGGAGGCGGCTGATCTCTTCGCGGATGCCCTGGTCACTGGCATCCAGGGGGGCGATCCCCGGCGGTTGAGCATGGCGGCTTGCTTCCCCCGCATCGTGGCCCTGGAGCAGCAGTACGGCAGCATCATTCGCGGACTGATTCGGCACGCGCGCGAGCGGAAGCGGCAAGCGCGCCGGGCGGGCCAACCGCCGCCGTCGCCGCCCCAGTTGTGGTCTTTCCGCGAAGGTTTGCAACGCCTTATCGACGCCCTCGTCCAGGCTCTGGGCGGTTCCCTGCGCTTGGGAGTTGCGGTGACCGCCCTGCAACTGGCCACGGGCAATGGTCCAGCGCCCCGCTGGCTCCTCCACAGCACCGGTTCGCCTCCCCTCGAAGCGGACGCTGTCGTACTTGCCTGCCCGGCCTATGCTCAGGCGGAATTGCTCGCCCCACTCGATCCGCCCCTCGCCGCGGAAGTCGCCGCCATCCCCTACAATCGCATCGCGGTCGTGGCCCTGGGGTATCGCCAGGTCGATTGCCCCCAGGTGCCGGACGGTTTCGGCTACATTGCTCCCCAAAGCCAAAGGCGCGATGTCCTTGGCGTCCAGTGGTGCTCCGCGATCTTCCCGGAGCGTGCCCCGGCGGGCATGGTCCTGTGGCGGGCGCTCTGCGGCGGTGTCCAGCGCGGCGACATCCTGGACTGGGACGACCAAACCCTCCTGCGCGCCGTGCAGCAGGAAATGGCCCAAGTCCTCCACGTGCAAGCCCCCCCGGCTTTCGTCCGCATCATCCGCTATCCGCGGGCGATTCCCCAGTACGAAATCGGCCATCTAGCCCGCTTGCAACGTCTCGATGCTGCCGTGCAACGCTGGCCCCACCTGTTCCTCTCCGGCAACGCCTACCGCGGCATCGCCCTCAATGACTGCGCCGAGGAAGCCGAACGGCTCACCGCCGAGTTCCTCCACCGCTTCCCGCCACCCGCTTCCCCTGACGCCGCGATGCCCGCCGACGCAAGACCAAGCGGTGCCACACCGCCTTGA